Part of the Notamacropus eugenii isolate mMacEug1 chromosome 5, mMacEug1.pri_v2, whole genome shotgun sequence genome is shown below.
GGCTCAGGTGACTTTTGTCTCCCCCTCTGTCTCCGTGACTGAAGACTTCTGAGTATCCTCTGTCCCCTCTGTTCCGACGCCTCTGAGCATATTTTTCCAACGAGTCAGACAGTTCCTGGCAGAGGAACGGATCTCCCTACTTCGCAGGGCATAGATAACAGGGTTCACCATGGAATTGACCAGGCATAGCATGCAACAAAAAGCAAAGACCTTCTTGATCTGTTTATTCATTGAGGCAGCCAAACTGTAGACCATGAGGGTCAGCACAGGCAACCAGCAGAGGACCAGCACCATCAGTACCACTCCCAGTGTCTTGGCCAATCTCACATCCAGCCGTATCCGAGACAGGCCTGTTAGCCGCCTCTGTTGGTACGCTACCAAATTGGTTGTGTGCTGGTAGGCCTTCCATAGGACGAAGGTGTAGATGTAGATGATGGCAGCAAGTAGAATGACAATGAGCACAATCCAGCTCAGCAGGTAGTCATTGGAAATTAGGGGAAAGAGTTCAGAGCAGGGTCTGGGGCAACAGGTCCACCCCATGAGTGGCAGGTAGGAGACCACTATTGAGATGGTCCACATGGCTGCGAGCATGACCAGGGCCTTTCCACGGGTGAGCAGGGTCTTGTATTTGGCAGAATGGCACAAGCAGAGGTAGCGGTCGATGGAGGTCAGCAGCAGGCTGCCCACCGAGCCTGTGAAAGTCATGGTGACACCCCCGAGCTTCAGGAGGAAGGTGCTCCTTGATTCTTTCTGGTGGAAGACATGGAATTTTACAAAGCTGATGACAAAAACCAGACTGGCCAGGAAGTCGGCACTTGCAAGGCTGCTGATGAACAGGTAAGAGGGTTTTCTGTGGAGCCTCGGGGAGGACAGAATCAGGAAGAGAACAATCACATTCTCCAAGATGCACAGGATGCCCAGGAGGAAACAGAGCACG
Proteins encoded:
- the CNR2 gene encoding cannabinoid receptor 2, coding for MDACWNSTNSSQEHLDFNVLQDYMVLDVPQKTAIAVLCFLLGILCILENVIVLFLILSSPRLHRKPSYLFISSLASADFLASLVFVISFVKFHVFHQKESRSTFLLKLGGVTMTFTGSVGSLLLTSIDRYLCLCHSAKYKTLLTRGKALVMLAAMWTISIVVSYLPLMGWTCCPRPCSELFPLISNDYLLSWIVLIVILLAAIIYIYTFVLWKAYQHTTNLVAYQQRRLTGLSRIRLDVRLAKTLGVVLMVLVLCWLPVLTLMVYSLAASMNKQIKKVFAFCCMLCLVNSMVNPVIYALRSREIRSSARNCLTRWKNMLRGVGTEGTEDTQKSSVTETEGETKVT